In one Dasypus novemcinctus isolate mDasNov1 chromosome 25, mDasNov1.1.hap2, whole genome shotgun sequence genomic region, the following are encoded:
- the LOC101428600 gene encoding zinc finger protein 596-like isoform X3, translating into MNKGENFNQELVTFKDVAVDFTQEEWNLLDTTQRKLFREVMLENISNLVSVGYQVCKRDVLSQLEEEEVSREGIACPQSQSPGRKCAFKTWEMIEMVFSKPTFRKDTSKIMSLHRSHTQKNSFKYISLQEDSSLTFIVNQYALIHLTKKSYFRKPPPAVLSDYSYFKQHKHLHHTSKSYECYQNDKNCIQCSELRQYNVTPIGEKTHEYHLDRKAFTTSSSLKQHERCHTGEKLQECHLCGKAFIQLSSFKKQERTHTGEKSHECRLCRKAFSQHSHLQQHERTHTGGKTHECHLCGKGFTTLSSLKQNERCHIGGKPHECQLCGKTYSHYNSFKYHERSRTGEKPHECHLCGKAFIQLSNLKRHERTHTGEKPHECLLCGKAFSQRTSLQQHERTHTGEKPHECHLCGKAFIQLSNLKRHERNHTGEKLHKCHLCGKAFIQLSTLKRHERTHTGEKPHKCCVCGKAFIQLSNLKRHERTHTGEKPHKCLLCGKAFSQHSSLQQHERTHTGEKPHLCHLCGKAFIQLSTLKRHERTHTGEKPHKCHLCGKAFIQQATLKRHERTHTGEKPHECHLCGKVFSQRSSLQQHERTHTGEKSHECHLWESLLSIR; encoded by the exons ATGAAtaagggagagaattttaacCAG GAGTTAGtgaccttcaaggatgtggctgtagacttcacccaggaagagtggaaCCTGTTAGACACAACCCAAAGAAAGctgttcagagaagtgatgctggagaatatcagtAACCTGGTCTCAGTAG GATATCAAGTCTGCAAAAGAGATGTGCTTTCCCAGTTGGAAGAGGAAGAAGTGTCGAGAGAAGGAATAGCTTGTCCTCAATCTCAGAGTCCAG GGAGGAAATGTGCctttaaaacatgggaaatgatagaaatggtATTCAGTAAACCTACCTTTAGGAAAGACACTTCTAAAATCATGTCATTG CACAGAtctcacacccagaagaattcctttaaatatatttctttgcaAGAAGATTCCTCTCTCACATTCATAGTGAACCAGTATGCATTGATTCACTTAacaaagaaatcctatttcagAAAACCACCTCCAGCAGTCCTCAGTGACTATTCATATTTTAAACAACATAAGCATCTTCACcatacaagtaaatcatatgaatgctaccaaaatgataaaaattgtatccAATGCTCTGAACTCAGGCAATACAATGTCACTCCCATTGGAGAGAAAACCCATGAATATCACCTAGATAGGAAAGCCTTCActacatcctcttcccttaaacagcatgagagatgtcacactggagaaaaactgcaagaatgtcatctttgtgggaaagccttcattcaattATCTTCCttcaaaaaacaggaaagaactcacactggagagaaatctCATGAATGTCGTCTttgcaggaaagctttcagtcaacattctcatcttcaacaacatgagagaactcacactggagggAAAACTCATGAATGCCATCTCTGTGGGAAAGGCTTCACTACATTATCTTCCCTTAAACAAAATGAGAGATGTCACATTGGGGGAAAACCACATGAATGTCAACTGTGTGGAAAAACCTATAGTCATTATAATTCCTTTAAATATCATGAGAGAAGTcgcactggagagaaaccccatgaatgtcatctttgtgggaaagccttcattcaactGTCTAACCTAAAacgacatgaaagaactcacactggagagaaaccccatgaatgtcttctatgtgggaaagctttcagtcaacgTACCTCTCTTCagcaacatgagagaactcacactggagagaaaccccatgaatgtcatctttgtgggaaagccttcattcaactaTCTAACCTAAAACGACATGAAAGAaatcacactggagagaaactccataaatgtcatctttgtgggaaagccttcattcaactaTCTACCCTAAAacgacatgaaagaactcacactggagagaaaccccataaatgttgtgtttgtgggaaagccttcattcaactaTCTAACCTAAAacgacatgaaagaactcacactggagagaaaccccataaatgtcttctatgtgggaaagctttcagtcaacatAGCTCTCttcaacaacatgagagaactcacactggagagaaaccccatttatgtcatctttgtgggaaagcgtTCATTCAACTATCTACCCTAAAacgacatgaaagaactcacactggagagaaaccccataaatgtcatctttgtgggaaagcctttattCAACAAGCTACCCTAAAacgacatgagagaactcacactggagagaaaccccatgaatgtcatctatgtgggaaagttttcagtcaacGTAGTTCTCTtcaacaacatgaaagaactcacactggagagaaatcccATGAGTGTCATCTCTGGGAAAGCCTTCTGTCAATACGTTAA
- the LOC101428600 gene encoding zinc finger protein 596-like isoform X2 yields the protein MPPKVLAMQSHELVTFKDVAVDFTQEEWNLLDTTQRKLFREVMLENISNLVSVGYQVCKRDVLSQLEEEEVSREGIACPQSQSPGRKCAFKTWEMIEMVFSKPTFRKDTSKIMSLHRSHTQKNSFKYISLQEDSSLTFIVNQYALIHLTKKSYFRKPPPAVLSDYSYFKQHKHLHHTSKSYECYQNDKNCIQCSELRQYNVTPIGEKTHEYHLDRKAFTTSSSLKQHERCHTGEKLQECHLCGKAFIQLSSFKKQERTHTGEKSHECRLCRKAFSQHSHLQQHERTHTGGKTHECHLCGKGFTTLSSLKQNERCHIGGKPHECQLCGKTYSHYNSFKYHERSRTGEKPHECHLCGKAFIQLSNLKRHERTHTGEKPHECLLCGKAFSQRTSLQQHERTHTGEKPHECHLCGKAFIQLSNLKRHERNHTGEKLHKCHLCGKAFIQLSTLKRHERTHTGEKPHKCCVCGKAFIQLSNLKRHERTHTGEKPHKCLLCGKAFSQHSSLQQHERTHTGEKPHLCHLCGKAFIQLSTLKRHERTHTGEKPHKCHLCGKAFIQQATLKRHERTHTGEKPHECHLCGKVFSQRSSLQQHERTHTGEKSHECHLWESLLSIR from the exons ATGCCACCTAAGGTTTTGGCAATGCAATCACAT GAGTTAGtgaccttcaaggatgtggctgtagacttcacccaggaagagtggaaCCTGTTAGACACAACCCAAAGAAAGctgttcagagaagtgatgctggagaatatcagtAACCTGGTCTCAGTAG GATATCAAGTCTGCAAAAGAGATGTGCTTTCCCAGTTGGAAGAGGAAGAAGTGTCGAGAGAAGGAATAGCTTGTCCTCAATCTCAGAGTCCAG GGAGGAAATGTGCctttaaaacatgggaaatgatagaaatggtATTCAGTAAACCTACCTTTAGGAAAGACACTTCTAAAATCATGTCATTG CACAGAtctcacacccagaagaattcctttaaatatatttctttgcaAGAAGATTCCTCTCTCACATTCATAGTGAACCAGTATGCATTGATTCACTTAacaaagaaatcctatttcagAAAACCACCTCCAGCAGTCCTCAGTGACTATTCATATTTTAAACAACATAAGCATCTTCACcatacaagtaaatcatatgaatgctaccaaaatgataaaaattgtatccAATGCTCTGAACTCAGGCAATACAATGTCACTCCCATTGGAGAGAAAACCCATGAATATCACCTAGATAGGAAAGCCTTCActacatcctcttcccttaaacagcatgagagatgtcacactggagaaaaactgcaagaatgtcatctttgtgggaaagccttcattcaattATCTTCCttcaaaaaacaggaaagaactcacactggagagaaatctCATGAATGTCGTCTttgcaggaaagctttcagtcaacattctcatcttcaacaacatgagagaactcacactggagggAAAACTCATGAATGCCATCTCTGTGGGAAAGGCTTCACTACATTATCTTCCCTTAAACAAAATGAGAGATGTCACATTGGGGGAAAACCACATGAATGTCAACTGTGTGGAAAAACCTATAGTCATTATAATTCCTTTAAATATCATGAGAGAAGTcgcactggagagaaaccccatgaatgtcatctttgtgggaaagccttcattcaactGTCTAACCTAAAacgacatgaaagaactcacactggagagaaaccccatgaatgtcttctatgtgggaaagctttcagtcaacgTACCTCTCTTCagcaacatgagagaactcacactggagagaaaccccatgaatgtcatctttgtgggaaagccttcattcaactaTCTAACCTAAAACGACATGAAAGAaatcacactggagagaaactccataaatgtcatctttgtgggaaagccttcattcaactaTCTACCCTAAAacgacatgaaagaactcacactggagagaaaccccataaatgttgtgtttgtgggaaagccttcattcaactaTCTAACCTAAAacgacatgaaagaactcacactggagagaaaccccataaatgtcttctatgtgggaaagctttcagtcaacatAGCTCTCttcaacaacatgagagaactcacactggagagaaaccccatttatgtcatctttgtgggaaagcgtTCATTCAACTATCTACCCTAAAacgacatgaaagaactcacactggagagaaaccccataaatgtcatctttgtgggaaagcctttattCAACAAGCTACCCTAAAacgacatgagagaactcacactggagagaaaccccatgaatgtcatctatgtgggaaagttttcagtcaacGTAGTTCTCTtcaacaacatgaaagaactcacactggagagaaatcccATGAGTGTCATCTCTGGGAAAGCCTTCTGTCAATACGTTAA
- the LOC101428600 gene encoding zinc finger protein 596-like isoform X4: MLENISNLVSVGYQVCKRDVLSQLEEEEVSREGIACPQSQSPGRKCAFKTWEMIEMVFSKPTFRKDTSKIMSLHRSHTQKNSFKYISLQEDSSLTFIVNQYALIHLTKKSYFRKPPPAVLSDYSYFKQHKHLHHTSKSYECYQNDKNCIQCSELRQYNVTPIGEKTHEYHLDRKAFTTSSSLKQHERCHTGEKLQECHLCGKAFIQLSSFKKQERTHTGEKSHECRLCRKAFSQHSHLQQHERTHTGGKTHECHLCGKGFTTLSSLKQNERCHIGGKPHECQLCGKTYSHYNSFKYHERSRTGEKPHECHLCGKAFIQLSNLKRHERTHTGEKPHECLLCGKAFSQRTSLQQHERTHTGEKPHECHLCGKAFIQLSNLKRHERNHTGEKLHKCHLCGKAFIQLSTLKRHERTHTGEKPHKCCVCGKAFIQLSNLKRHERTHTGEKPHKCLLCGKAFSQHSSLQQHERTHTGEKPHLCHLCGKAFIQLSTLKRHERTHTGEKPHKCHLCGKAFIQQATLKRHERTHTGEKPHECHLCGKVFSQRSSLQQHERTHTGEKSHECHLWESLLSIR, translated from the exons atgctggagaatatcagtAACCTGGTCTCAGTAG GATATCAAGTCTGCAAAAGAGATGTGCTTTCCCAGTTGGAAGAGGAAGAAGTGTCGAGAGAAGGAATAGCTTGTCCTCAATCTCAGAGTCCAG GGAGGAAATGTGCctttaaaacatgggaaatgatagaaatggtATTCAGTAAACCTACCTTTAGGAAAGACACTTCTAAAATCATGTCATTG CACAGAtctcacacccagaagaattcctttaaatatatttctttgcaAGAAGATTCCTCTCTCACATTCATAGTGAACCAGTATGCATTGATTCACTTAacaaagaaatcctatttcagAAAACCACCTCCAGCAGTCCTCAGTGACTATTCATATTTTAAACAACATAAGCATCTTCACcatacaagtaaatcatatgaatgctaccaaaatgataaaaattgtatccAATGCTCTGAACTCAGGCAATACAATGTCACTCCCATTGGAGAGAAAACCCATGAATATCACCTAGATAGGAAAGCCTTCActacatcctcttcccttaaacagcatgagagatgtcacactggagaaaaactgcaagaatgtcatctttgtgggaaagccttcattcaattATCTTCCttcaaaaaacaggaaagaactcacactggagagaaatctCATGAATGTCGTCTttgcaggaaagctttcagtcaacattctcatcttcaacaacatgagagaactcacactggagggAAAACTCATGAATGCCATCTCTGTGGGAAAGGCTTCACTACATTATCTTCCCTTAAACAAAATGAGAGATGTCACATTGGGGGAAAACCACATGAATGTCAACTGTGTGGAAAAACCTATAGTCATTATAATTCCTTTAAATATCATGAGAGAAGTcgcactggagagaaaccccatgaatgtcatctttgtgggaaagccttcattcaactGTCTAACCTAAAacgacatgaaagaactcacactggagagaaaccccatgaatgtcttctatgtgggaaagctttcagtcaacgTACCTCTCTTCagcaacatgagagaactcacactggagagaaaccccatgaatgtcatctttgtgggaaagccttcattcaactaTCTAACCTAAAACGACATGAAAGAaatcacactggagagaaactccataaatgtcatctttgtgggaaagccttcattcaactaTCTACCCTAAAacgacatgaaagaactcacactggagagaaaccccataaatgttgtgtttgtgggaaagccttcattcaactaTCTAACCTAAAacgacatgaaagaactcacactggagagaaaccccataaatgtcttctatgtgggaaagctttcagtcaacatAGCTCTCttcaacaacatgagagaactcacactggagagaaaccccatttatgtcatctttgtgggaaagcgtTCATTCAACTATCTACCCTAAAacgacatgaaagaactcacactggagagaaaccccataaatgtcatctttgtgggaaagcctttattCAACAAGCTACCCTAAAacgacatgagagaactcacactggagagaaaccccatgaatgtcatctatgtgggaaagttttcagtcaacGTAGTTCTCTtcaacaacatgaaagaactcacactggagagaaatcccATGAGTGTCATCTCTGGGAAAGCCTTCTGTCAATACGTTAA
- the LOC101428600 gene encoding zinc finger protein 705F-like isoform X5 — MVETGEGLHKRRIEEREKYQELVTFKDVAVDFTQEEWNLLDTTQRKLFREVMLENISNLVSVGYQVCKRDVLSQLEEEEVSREGIACPQSQSPGRKCAFKTWEMIEMVFSKPTFRKDTSKIMSLDKKMLGSSLVELY, encoded by the exons atggtagagactggagaggGGCTCCACAAACgaagaattgaagaaagagaaaagtatcAG GAGTTAGtgaccttcaaggatgtggctgtagacttcacccaggaagagtggaaCCTGTTAGACACAACCCAAAGAAAGctgttcagagaagtgatgctggagaatatcagtAACCTGGTCTCAGTAG GATATCAAGTCTGCAAAAGAGATGTGCTTTCCCAGTTGGAAGAGGAAGAAGTGTCGAGAGAAGGAATAGCTTGTCCTCAATCTCAGAGTCCAG GGAGGAAATGTGCctttaaaacatgggaaatgatagaaatggtATTCAGTAAACCTACCTTTAGGAAAGACACTTCTAAAATCATGTCATTG
- the LOC101428600 gene encoding zinc finger protein 705F-like isoform X6, whose protein sequence is MVETGEGLHKRRIEEREKYQELVTFKDVAVDFTQEEWNLLDTTQRKLFREVMLENISNLVSVGYQVCKRDVLSQLEEEEVSREGIACPQSQSPGRKCAFKTWEMIEMVFSKPTFRKDTSKIMSLVSRKAA, encoded by the exons atggtagagactggagaggGGCTCCACAAACgaagaattgaagaaagagaaaagtatcAG GAGTTAGtgaccttcaaggatgtggctgtagacttcacccaggaagagtggaaCCTGTTAGACACAACCCAAAGAAAGctgttcagagaagtgatgctggagaatatcagtAACCTGGTCTCAGTAG GATATCAAGTCTGCAAAAGAGATGTGCTTTCCCAGTTGGAAGAGGAAGAAGTGTCGAGAGAAGGAATAGCTTGTCCTCAATCTCAGAGTCCAG GGAGGAAATGTGCctttaaaacatgggaaatgatagaaatggtATTCAGTAAACCTACCTTTAGGAAAGACACTTCTAAAATCATGTCATTG
- the LOC101428600 gene encoding zinc finger protein 596-like isoform X1, translating into MVETGEGLHKRRIEEREKYQELVTFKDVAVDFTQEEWNLLDTTQRKLFREVMLENISNLVSVGYQVCKRDVLSQLEEEEVSREGIACPQSQSPGRKCAFKTWEMIEMVFSKPTFRKDTSKIMSLHRSHTQKNSFKYISLQEDSSLTFIVNQYALIHLTKKSYFRKPPPAVLSDYSYFKQHKHLHHTSKSYECYQNDKNCIQCSELRQYNVTPIGEKTHEYHLDRKAFTTSSSLKQHERCHTGEKLQECHLCGKAFIQLSSFKKQERTHTGEKSHECRLCRKAFSQHSHLQQHERTHTGGKTHECHLCGKGFTTLSSLKQNERCHIGGKPHECQLCGKTYSHYNSFKYHERSRTGEKPHECHLCGKAFIQLSNLKRHERTHTGEKPHECLLCGKAFSQRTSLQQHERTHTGEKPHECHLCGKAFIQLSNLKRHERNHTGEKLHKCHLCGKAFIQLSTLKRHERTHTGEKPHKCCVCGKAFIQLSNLKRHERTHTGEKPHKCLLCGKAFSQHSSLQQHERTHTGEKPHLCHLCGKAFIQLSTLKRHERTHTGEKPHKCHLCGKAFIQQATLKRHERTHTGEKPHECHLCGKVFSQRSSLQQHERTHTGEKSHECHLWESLLSIR; encoded by the exons atggtagagactggagaggGGCTCCACAAACgaagaattgaagaaagagaaaagtatcAG GAGTTAGtgaccttcaaggatgtggctgtagacttcacccaggaagagtggaaCCTGTTAGACACAACCCAAAGAAAGctgttcagagaagtgatgctggagaatatcagtAACCTGGTCTCAGTAG GATATCAAGTCTGCAAAAGAGATGTGCTTTCCCAGTTGGAAGAGGAAGAAGTGTCGAGAGAAGGAATAGCTTGTCCTCAATCTCAGAGTCCAG GGAGGAAATGTGCctttaaaacatgggaaatgatagaaatggtATTCAGTAAACCTACCTTTAGGAAAGACACTTCTAAAATCATGTCATTG CACAGAtctcacacccagaagaattcctttaaatatatttctttgcaAGAAGATTCCTCTCTCACATTCATAGTGAACCAGTATGCATTGATTCACTTAacaaagaaatcctatttcagAAAACCACCTCCAGCAGTCCTCAGTGACTATTCATATTTTAAACAACATAAGCATCTTCACcatacaagtaaatcatatgaatgctaccaaaatgataaaaattgtatccAATGCTCTGAACTCAGGCAATACAATGTCACTCCCATTGGAGAGAAAACCCATGAATATCACCTAGATAGGAAAGCCTTCActacatcctcttcccttaaacagcatgagagatgtcacactggagaaaaactgcaagaatgtcatctttgtgggaaagccttcattcaattATCTTCCttcaaaaaacaggaaagaactcacactggagagaaatctCATGAATGTCGTCTttgcaggaaagctttcagtcaacattctcatcttcaacaacatgagagaactcacactggagggAAAACTCATGAATGCCATCTCTGTGGGAAAGGCTTCACTACATTATCTTCCCTTAAACAAAATGAGAGATGTCACATTGGGGGAAAACCACATGAATGTCAACTGTGTGGAAAAACCTATAGTCATTATAATTCCTTTAAATATCATGAGAGAAGTcgcactggagagaaaccccatgaatgtcatctttgtgggaaagccttcattcaactGTCTAACCTAAAacgacatgaaagaactcacactggagagaaaccccatgaatgtcttctatgtgggaaagctttcagtcaacgTACCTCTCTTCagcaacatgagagaactcacactggagagaaaccccatgaatgtcatctttgtgggaaagccttcattcaactaTCTAACCTAAAACGACATGAAAGAaatcacactggagagaaactccataaatgtcatctttgtgggaaagccttcattcaactaTCTACCCTAAAacgacatgaaagaactcacactggagagaaaccccataaatgttgtgtttgtgggaaagccttcattcaactaTCTAACCTAAAacgacatgaaagaactcacactggagagaaaccccataaatgtcttctatgtgggaaagctttcagtcaacatAGCTCTCttcaacaacatgagagaactcacactggagagaaaccccatttatgtcatctttgtgggaaagcgtTCATTCAACTATCTACCCTAAAacgacatgaaagaactcacactggagagaaaccccataaatgtcatctttgtgggaaagcctttattCAACAAGCTACCCTAAAacgacatgagagaactcacactggagagaaaccccatgaatgtcatctatgtgggaaagttttcagtcaacGTAGTTCTCTtcaacaacatgaaagaactcacactggagagaaatcccATGAGTGTCATCTCTGGGAAAGCCTTCTGTCAATACGTTAA